In Pseudokineococcus lusitanus, one genomic interval encodes:
- a CDS encoding VOC family protein — translation MTSVEIVVVTPDLERLAAFYTGVLGLDPVGRTPAEGEALALTYDLDGVTLSLMAEEDAEAGPGRTVLSFGVRDVAASVGRAQDLGGVVLAQPQDVSWGQRVASVQDPDGAAVTLTQDL, via the coding sequence GTGACCTCCGTGGAGATCGTCGTCGTCACCCCCGACCTCGAGCGCCTGGCCGCCTTCTACACCGGCGTCCTCGGCCTCGACCCCGTCGGCCGCACGCCCGCCGAGGGGGAGGCGCTCGCGCTGACCTACGACCTCGACGGCGTGACGCTCAGCCTCATGGCCGAGGAGGACGCCGAGGCCGGCCCGGGGCGCACCGTCCTCTCGTTCGGCGTCCGCGACGTCGCCGCGTCGGTCGGCCGCGCGCAGGACCTCGGCGGCGTCGTCCTCGCCCAGCCGCAGGACGTCTCGTGGGGCCAGCGGGTCGCCTCGGTGCAGGACCCGGACGGCGCCGCCGTCACGCTGACGCAGGACCTCTGA